In the genome of Magnolia sinica isolate HGM2019 chromosome 2, MsV1, whole genome shotgun sequence, one region contains:
- the LOC131238011 gene encoding phenolic glucoside malonyltransferase 2-like, with protein sequence MAPLHNVKLLEVSRVSPPPSSITDASLPITLFDVVWLQLPPVQRLFFYQFPQNPDNTITTTHFINTLLPKLKHSLSLSLRLFFPLAGNLTRSPNNGEHEIRYVNGDSVSFTVAESDADFHLLMANHPRDVMELHPLVPQLPVSDPQNQPLLALQVTIFPDSGICIGTCIHHAVADGSSSMHFMKSWASICQSGDESLIRSRPFYDRSVAAYLDGLKRLMLDQIANFKRDQVSDSLKARATPFLATFIIGRADIETLRRRILARRCDASQKPIHCSSFVLTCAYVWVCLIRSRGDDVRDKNVHFYFPVDCRARLVPPIPATYFGNCIGCCRCHAKGNDLATEDGVGPASEAIGRTIQALDGGVLNGVETWIPEFVSTAASGERIVTVAGSPKFRVYDTDFGWGRPVKVEVFSIQEAGAISVADTRDEEGGIEVGVSLPKGEMDRFASLFVEGLKNLRS encoded by the coding sequence ATGGCACCACTTCACAATGTCAAGCTGTTGGAGGTTTCCAGAGTCTCTCCTCCGCCCAGCTCCATCACCGACGCCTCTCTCCCTATCACCTTATTCGATGTTGTTTGGCTACAATTGCCTCCGGTCCAACGCCTCTTCTTCTACCAATTCCCACAAAACCCAGATAACACAATCACCACAACCCACTTTATAAACACTCTCCTTCCCAAATTGAAACactccctttccctctctctccgtctcttCTTCCCTCTCGCTGGTAATCTGACCCGCTCTCCCAACAATGGCGAGCACGAGATTCGCTATGTCAATGGCGACTCAGTCTCATTCACCGTCGCGGAGTCAGACGCTGATTTCCACCTACTCATGGCGAATCACCCAAGAGATGTAATGGAATTACATCCACTCGTTCCTCAGTTACCCGTTTCTGACCCTCAAAACCAACCCCTGCTAGCTTTGCAAGTCACCATATTTCCCGATTCTGGCATCTGTATCGGAACCTGCATACACCACGCGGTGGCAGATGGGAGCagctccatgcatttcatgaaatCTTGGGCGTCGATTTGCCAGTCCGGAGACGAGTCTTTAATCAGGTCGAGGCCGTTCTACGACAGGTCCGTGGCTGCATATCTCGACGGACTCAAGAGACTAATGTTAGACCAGATTGCTAATTTCAAACGCGACCAGGTCTCAGATAGCTTGAAGGCTCGAGCAACCCCATTTCTAGCCACGTTCATCATCGGTCGAGCAGACATCGAGACGCTAAGGCGACGGATCTTAGCTCGACGGTGCGACGCCAGCCAGAAACCGATACATTGCTCATCGTTCGTGCTAACATGCGCATACGTGTGGGTTTGCTTGATCAGGTCACGTGGAGATGACGTCAGGGACAAAAACGTCCATTTCTACTTTCCGGTGGACTGCCGGGCTCGGCTGGTACCGCCGATACCCGCTACGTATTTCGGGAACTGTATCGGTTGTTGTAGATGCCATGCGAAGGGGAACGACTTAGCGACGGAAGACGGGGTGGGACCCGCGTCGGAGGCCATCGGGAGAACAATCCAAGCGTTGGATGGCGGGGTCTTGAATGGCGTGGAGACTTGGATACCGGAATTTGTTTCTACGGCAGCTTCAGGGGAGCGGATCGTAACGGTTGCTGGGTCGCCCAAGTTTCGGGTCTATGATACGGATTTCGGGTGGGGAAGGCCTGTAAAGGTGGAAGTGTTTTCGATTCAAGAAGCAGGCGCTATATCGGTTGCGGATACTAGAGATGAAGAGGGAGGAATCGAAGTTGGGGTGTCGCTACCAAAAGGCGAAATGGACCGATTTGCTTCTCTGTTTGTGGAAGGCCTGAAGAATCTCCGTAGCTGA